A window of Campylobacter concisus contains these coding sequences:
- a CDS encoding Mur ligase family protein, translating into MNIFLSISTVLFIFALAFYVITCFQWFSYRPERVLFHFTKPSWHVLFFIVPLVLFYTTGKWFFIYFYFALLPALYLWHKKLDKKLVFTARIKHFFVILACAIILNYALNFIIHKAFLAPMPLFVLVVSLFFSEILEKIKFQGFKNKALKKLGANKELKIILITASYGKTSIKNFLFEILKDSFVCYKTPRSVNTMAGIIKDINENLSEQTQIYIAEAGARLKGDILEITKFLNPQIVIVGEIGAQHIEYFKTLDNIRSTKLEALQSSRLQMAFLHSSTKKEPSQNIEIYDESLKDINANLDGISFMLDGKNYASPLLGKFNATNLAVCIKVARYLKMSDEAVNRALSKMKNVEHRLSKIEAGSKLIIDDSFNGNFSGMSASYELVSTYTGRKVLLTPGIVESDAEQNANLAKVINEIFDLVIITSSLNAEVLLKHIIKAKIIILKDKNKMQEILAQNTRAGDLILFSNDAPSFI; encoded by the coding sequence ATGAATATATTTTTAAGCATAAGCACAGTTTTATTTATCTTTGCGCTCGCTTTTTATGTGATTACTTGCTTTCAGTGGTTTTCATATAGGCCTGAGCGCGTGCTCTTTCACTTCACAAAGCCCTCTTGGCACGTCCTTTTCTTCATCGTGCCTTTGGTGCTTTTTTACACGACTGGTAAGTGGTTTTTTATCTATTTTTACTTTGCGCTTTTGCCAGCTCTTTATCTTTGGCACAAAAAGCTTGATAAAAAGTTAGTTTTTACTGCCAGGATCAAGCACTTTTTTGTGATCCTTGCTTGCGCTATCATCTTAAACTATGCTTTAAATTTCATCATTCACAAGGCGTTTTTGGCTCCGATGCCACTTTTTGTCTTGGTTGTGAGCCTATTTTTTAGTGAAATTTTAGAAAAGATAAAATTTCAAGGCTTTAAAAACAAGGCGCTTAAAAAACTTGGCGCAAACAAAGAGCTAAAGATAATCCTAATCACCGCAAGCTACGGCAAAACTAGCATCAAAAATTTCTTATTTGAAATTTTAAAAGATAGCTTTGTCTGCTATAAAACGCCACGCAGCGTCAATACAATGGCAGGCATCATTAAAGATATCAACGAAAATTTAAGCGAGCAAACGCAAATTTACATCGCAGAAGCAGGCGCTAGGCTAAAGGGCGACATCCTAGAGATCACAAAATTTCTAAACCCGCAAATCGTAATCGTTGGCGAGATCGGTGCGCAACACATTGAGTATTTTAAAACGCTTGATAATATCCGCTCTACCAAGCTAGAAGCACTTCAAAGCAGCCGTTTGCAAATGGCATTTTTACATAGTTCGACAAAAAAAGAGCCAAGTCAAAATATAGAAATTTACGATGAAAGTCTAAAAGATATCAATGCAAATTTAGATGGAATTTCATTTATGCTTGATGGCAAAAACTACGCTTCGCCGCTGCTTGGTAAATTTAACGCTACAAATTTAGCCGTTTGTATCAAGGTAGCAAGATATCTGAAAATGAGCGATGAAGCAGTAAATAGAGCGCTATCTAAGATGAAAAACGTCGAGCACCGCCTAAGCAAGATCGAGGCTGGCAGCAAGCTGATAATTGATGATAGCTTTAATGGAAATTTTTCAGGCATGAGTGCAAGCTACGAGCTTGTAAGCACCTATACTGGCAGAAAAGTGTTGCTAACACCAGGCATCGTCGAGAGTGACGCGGAGCAAAATGCAAATTTAGCCAAGGTGATAAATGAAATTTTCGATCTCGTCATCATCACAAGCTCACTAAATGCTGAAGTTTTACTAAAGCACATCATAAAGGCAAAGATTATCATCTTAAAGGATAAAAATAAAATGCAAGAAATTCTAGCTCAAAATACGCGTGCCGGCGATCTCATACTATTTTCAAACGACGCACCGAGCTTTATATGA
- a CDS encoding alpha/beta fold hydrolase yields MASRAVKYGSDEYEISYEVVNPKCKKIVLFLHGWGANKEIMKKAFGSYLSDFCHVYIDMPGFGKSSITDPLKTSDYAKIVENFCDELGIKPDIIVGHSFGGKVATLLKPPYLVLLSSAGIIVKKPFIVRAKIAIFKIFKLFGFGKFYKLFATKDVSGMSRVMYETLKNVVDEDFTKNFASFSGKALIFWGENDKATPITSGESIHKLIKNSSFFPLNGDHFFFLLHAKFISDEIEKGLKFEPNEAKNVVLDDDESGIEEIR; encoded by the coding sequence ATGGCGAGTAGGGCGGTAAAATACGGCTCAGACGAATATGAGATCAGCTACGAAGTAGTAAATCCAAAATGCAAAAAAATAGTGCTTTTCTTGCACGGCTGGGGCGCTAATAAAGAGATAATGAAAAAGGCTTTTGGCTCTTATTTAAGTGATTTTTGCCACGTTTATATCGATATGCCAGGCTTTGGTAAAAGCTCCATTACTGATCCGTTAAAAACAAGTGATTATGCAAAAATTGTTGAAAATTTCTGTGATGAGCTTGGCATAAAGCCAGATATCATCGTGGGTCATAGCTTTGGTGGCAAGGTCGCAACGCTTCTAAAGCCGCCATATCTTGTGCTTTTAAGCTCAGCCGGTATAATTGTCAAAAAGCCATTTATCGTGCGAGCAAAGATAGCAATTTTTAAAATTTTTAAGCTTTTTGGCTTTGGTAAATTTTACAAACTCTTTGCCACAAAAGATGTAAGCGGTATGAGCAGAGTGATGTATGAGACCCTAAAAAACGTAGTTGATGAGGATTTTACGAAGAATTTTGCTAGCTTTAGCGGCAAGGCTTTGATATTCTGGGGAGAAAATGACAAGGCAACGCCTATAACAAGCGGAGAGAGCATACATAAGCTCATAAAAAATAGTTCATTTTTTCCGCTTAATGGTGATCATTTTTTCTTTTTACTTCACGCTAAATTCATAAGTGACGAGATAGAAAAAGGGCTAAAATTTGAGCCAAATGAAGCAAAAAATGTTGTTCTAGATGACGATGAGAGCGGGATCGAGGAGATAAGATGA
- a CDS encoding type II toxin-antitoxin system Phd/YefM family antitoxin produces the protein MVTFTKDEIYTATEVVRNFSSVLSRVGANELKRAVIVKNNKFEAVLLNMEEYERLCEAVSVLESIYTAKKRENDGE, from the coding sequence ATGGTAACTTTTACAAAAGATGAAATTTATACAGCAACTGAAGTGGTTAGAAATTTTAGTTCAGTGCTCTCTCGTGTGGGAGCTAATGAATTAAAAAGAGCTGTCATTGTTAAAAATAATAAATTTGAAGCAGTGCTTTTGAATATGGAAGAATATGAGCGCCTTTGCGAGGCAGTAAGCGTGCTTGAGAGCATTTATACTGCAAAAAAGAGAGAAAACGATGGCGAGTAG
- a CDS encoding D-alanine--D-alanine ligase has product MNLGVIFGAKSYEHEISIVSAIVLKNVLKQELKFIFCDANRDFYLIEQKDMRANFFSSGKYKNSKKLILSKGGFFIHSLFGDKKVECDVVINLIHGMDGEDGKMAALFDFYGIKYIGPRLEVSALSYNKELTKFLAQKASVKALDYEMLTRESQPKFHYPIILKPARLGSSIGVNIVHDASELAYAKDVAFEFDKDVLVEPFIKEVKEYNLAGCKIDGKIKFSIIEEPKKKEFLDYEQKYLSFSNENKVKEAEMSEELKQKLKFNFSKIYDCGFDGAIIRCDFFVIDDEVYLNEINPNPGSLANYLFEDFESTLNALANSLPRERNIKIDYSFINSITSVKGRGKI; this is encoded by the coding sequence ATGAATTTAGGTGTGATATTTGGAGCAAAGAGCTATGAACATGAGATAAGCATAGTTAGTGCGATAGTTTTAAAAAATGTCCTAAAACAAGAGCTAAAATTTATATTTTGTGATGCAAATAGAGATTTTTATCTTATCGAGCAAAAAGATATGAGAGCAAATTTCTTTAGCTCTGGCAAATACAAAAATTCAAAAAAGCTCATTTTGTCTAAGGGTGGATTTTTCATACACTCTCTCTTTGGCGATAAAAAAGTAGAGTGCGACGTCGTTATAAATTTGATCCACGGCATGGATGGCGAAGATGGCAAAATGGCGGCACTTTTTGACTTTTACGGCATAAAATATATAGGTCCAAGGCTTGAAGTAAGTGCGCTTAGCTACAACAAAGAGCTTACTAAATTTCTAGCGCAAAAAGCTAGCGTAAAGGCGCTTGACTATGAGATGCTAACTCGTGAGAGCCAGCCAAAATTTCACTATCCTATTATCTTAAAGCCAGCAAGGCTTGGAAGTAGTATCGGCGTAAATATAGTGCATGATGCCAGCGAGCTAGCTTATGCAAAAGACGTGGCATTTGAGTTTGATAAGGATGTGCTTGTCGAGCCTTTTATAAAGGAAGTAAAAGAGTATAACCTTGCAGGCTGTAAGATAGATGGAAAGATAAAATTTTCTATCATCGAAGAGCCAAAAAAGAAAGAATTTCTTGATTACGAGCAAAAGTATCTTAGCTTTTCAAATGAAAACAAAGTCAAAGAAGCTGAAATGTCTGAGGAGCTAAAACAAAAGCTTAAATTTAATTTTTCAAAAATTTATGATTGTGGATTTGACGGGGCGATAATTAGATGCGACTTTTTTGTGATAGATGATGAGGTCTATCTAAATGAGATAAATCCAAATCCAGGAAGCCTTGCAAACTATCTATTTGAGGATTTTGAAAGCACTTTAAATGCTCTTGCAAACTCACTTCCAAGAGAGCGTAATATAAAGATCGATTATAGCTTTATAAACTCGATCACTTCAGTAAAAGGTCGCGGAAAAATTTAG
- the ruvA gene encoding Holliday junction branch migration protein RuvA — MIKAIEGIVSKKDPAFVILKTNSGVSYGIFISLFCSAKLSKGEKVELAITQIIREDANLLYGFLDANEQKMFEILIKLNGIGASTAMAVCSSLSSQAFTNAIISGDADTFKSVPGIGPKTARRIIAELSDAKLISDESVPSYQNEALLALEALGFKREKIVKILPECKSENTSDLIKEALKKLG, encoded by the coding sequence ATGATAAAAGCGATCGAAGGTATCGTCAGCAAAAAAGATCCCGCATTTGTGATACTTAAAACAAATAGCGGCGTAAGCTATGGAATTTTTATCTCGCTTTTTTGCTCGGCCAAACTTAGTAAAGGTGAAAAAGTTGAACTTGCTATAACGCAGATCATAAGAGAGGACGCAAATTTACTCTACGGCTTTTTAGACGCAAACGAGCAAAAGATGTTTGAAATACTAATAAAGCTAAATGGAATAGGAGCTAGTACGGCTATGGCAGTTTGCTCAAGCCTTAGCTCGCAAGCATTTACAAACGCTATAATAAGTGGCGATGCAGATACTTTTAAAAGCGTGCCAGGTATCGGACCAAAGACTGCTAGACGCATTATAGCTGAGCTAAGTGACGCAAAGCTAATAAGTGACGAGAGTGTGCCAAGCTACCAAAATGAGGCACTTTTGGCACTTGAGGCGCTTGGCTTTAAACGTGAGAAGATAGTGAAAATTTTGCCTGAGTGCAAGAGTGAAAATACGAGTGATCTTATAAAAGAAGCATTAAAGAAATTAGGATAA